Part of the Rhizobium tropici CIAT 899 genome, CCGCTCCGAAGGTGATGCCGCGCAGCAGATGCTTGCGAAGCAGGATCGTGAAGACCATGACGGGAACCAGGAAGATCGTTGCGCCGGCGGCAACCGCTGGCCAGTCCTGGCCGCTGACGCCGATGATGGTCGGGATGAAGGGCGGCGCCGTCTGGGCATTGCCTGATGTCAGCAATACGGCAAACGCATATTCATTCCACGCGAAGATCAGACAGAAGATTGCCGTTGACGCGATGCCGGTAACAGCCTGGGGCAGCACGACCTTGTAGAAGGCCTGAAACCGCGTATAGCCGTCGATCAACGCGGCCTCCTCGTACTCAATCGGGATTTCGTCGATAAAGCCCTTGAGGAGCCACACCGACAGCGACAGGTTGACGGCTGTGTAAAGCAGGATCATGCCCGCATGCGTGTCGCTGAGGCCGAGCGAGCGAAACATCAGGAAGATCGGGATTGCAACGGCGATCGGCGGCATCATGCGGGTCGAAAGAATGAAGAAGAGCAGATCATCCTTCAGCGGAACCTTGAAGCGGGAAAAGGCATACGCCGCCGTCGTGCCAAGCACGATGCAAAGGACCGTGGAACCAAAGCCGATGATGACGGAATTATAGAAGCGCTCGGCGAAGCGCGAGGCACCGGTGATGATCAAGCCGTCCTTGCGAACTAGCTTGTCGTACCACGTCGTAGGTTCACCAAGCGCTTTGAGTTGATCCTCAGGCACACGAGTCCGGGTGGTAAAAAGATTGACATATCCCTCCATCGTCGGCTGGAAGACCAGTTTCGGCGGATAGGAAATCGCATCGGCTGGTGACTTGAAGCCGGTCGCGATGATCCACAGCAGCGGGAGGAGGGTTATGACGGAATAGAGGACGACCAAAATACCGGCAAACCATTTCTGACGCGCGGATGGCTCGGTTACGGAATAGCTGCTCATCGTTGTTTGACCCTATTTAGAGCTTTGACGTAGATCGATGCCAAACCGAATACGGTGACGAAAAGAATGACGGCGTAGGCGGATGCGTAACCGGTTCGCCATTGTTCGAAAGCGGCGCGCTTCAAGTTGATGGATGTCAGCTCTGTGATCGATCCCGGCCCGCCACCGGTCAACTGTACGACAAGATCGAACATCTTGAAGTTCTCGATGCCGCGGAAGAGGACCGCCAGCATCAGGAACGGCAGTACCATCGGGATGGTAATGGTCCAGAACTGACGCCATTTGCTGGCACGGTCGCATTCGGCAGCCTCGTAGATGCTGCTGGGAATGGAACGCAATCCCGCCAGGCAGATCAGCATCACGAAGGGCGTCCACATCCAGGTATCCACGATGACGATGGCCCAAGGTGCCAACGTGGTGCTCGCAATCATCGAGAAGCTGGAGGGATCGTTCCCGGTCAGGAAAGCGATCACATAGTTGAAGAGGCCGATTTGCGGCTGGTACAGGAAGGTCCAGAAGTTGCCGACAACCGCCGGACTAAGCATCATCGGAAGCACGATGATCGTCGTCCACAGATCGTTGCCGCGAAACTTCTTGTTGATCAGATAGGCAAGAAAGAAGCCGATCAGAACCTGCAGGATGATGGTCCAGATCAAGAAATGGGCGGTTGCCTGCATGCTCCGCCATACATCGCCATCCGTCAGGATATTGATGTAATTCCTCAGGCCGACAAACCGTATCGGCTCGTTGGGTCGGTTCACCCGGAAGTTCGTGAAGCTGAGGCGGATCGTCCAAATCAATGGAAAGATGTTGATGGCAAGCAGCAACACGATCGAGGGCGCGACGAAAAGCCAGGCTATGGCGCGATCAGAGAGACCTTTGACGCGCGCTGCGATCGCGGGCGGCGTCGCACCGGCAATCCGATCGATCGGTGAGTGGAGCATGTCCGTCTCCTTGGCATGAAGTTGGTGGTGGGCAGAGCCAGCCCAGTCGGCACGGCTGACCCTGCGTGACGCCACTGTCGGGGAATACCCCTATGCCGGCGTCAATATTTTCCGTCGTCCTGGAAGACACCCTTCCAGTCTTTGACAAGGCCGTCGAGCGCGTCCTTTGCGGTACCTTGGTTTGCGACCACATAGTCATGAAACCGCTTCTGCGATGCCTGCAGGAGGGAGGCGTAGGAAGGCTCGGCCCAGAAATCTTCGACGATTGCCATCGAATTGAGGAACGGCTTTGCATAGGGCTGGCTTGACGCAAAGCCCGGATCATCCACGACGGCCTTCAGTGCCGAATAGCCGCCAAACGCCCACCATTTCCGCTGGATCTCGGGTTGCGCGAACCATTTGATGTAATCGAGGGCCTCGGTCTTTTTATCGGAGTTGGCAACCACGGAGATGCCCTGCCCTCCGAGCTGGGCGAACTGTGCACCCTTCGGGCCGGCGGGATTTGGGAAATAGCCGGTCTTTTTGCCACCGACATTGGCATCGGCATTGATGCCCGGCCAGGTGAAGGTGAAGTTCATCTGCAAGGCGACCTGCCCTGACTTATAGGCATCGACGTCTTCGGTCATATAGGCATCGGAATGACCGGGAGGCGTGCAGCACTCATAGAGTTTCTTGTATTTCTCCAGGCCCGCGACTGCTTCCGCCGAGTTTACGAAGCCTTCCAGATCATAGGGTTTGTTCGGATTCTGATATTGGAAGCCGTAGCTATAAAGGGCATTCATCGCCCCCATGGTGATGCCTTCAGAGCCGCGCTCGGTGTAGATTGCCGCGCCATAGACTTTCTTGCCGTCGATTTCGCGCCCCTGGAAGAAGGCAGCGATGTCCGTAAGCTCGTCCCAGGTCTTCGGAACGGCAAGGTCGCGGCCGTATTTCTTCTTGAACTCCGCCTGAAGCTCTGGGCGGGAGAACCAGTCCGCGCGATAGGTCCACCCAACGACATCGGCGAATGCCGGCAGCGCCCAGTAATTCGGTGTATTCTTTGGCCACTCGGCGTATCCGACCACCGTCGCGGGGATGAAATCGTCCATCTTGATTCCTTCCTTATCGAAGAAATCGTTGAGCTTGACGTATTGACCGTTTTCCGCCGCGCCGCCGATCCACTGGCTGTCGCCGATCATCAGGTCGCAAAGCTTGCCGCTGGAATTCAGCTCATTGAGCATACGGTCGGCGAAATTCGGCCAAGGCACAAATTCATAGTGCATCTTGTTGCCGCTCTTCTTCTCGAAATCCTTGCTCAGCTCCACCAGAGCGTTGGCGGGATCCCACGCCGCCCAGCACAGAGTCAGATCGGCGGCTTGAGCGTGCGACGCCGTAGCCGCGGATACTGCAAGATATATCCCGGCAGCAACTGCCGGGCTCAGCAAAAGAGACCTCATGGCTTCAATCCTCCCGTTGAACCTCTCGACCTCCATCGAGAAGATAAGTGAAAGCGTGACAGCCGGAATGTTGCGAAACGCACTCCAAACCCGGCCTACCCCCCTCGATCCGACCCGATGGCCGGACAATAAAGAAATAACTGAGGTGCGCACCTCAATGCAAGCAGTTTTTGAGGTCCGCACATCAATTCTTGCCTTTCTCTCGTTTTTGAGGGAAATGTCTGCTGTCTGTAATTCAAGTGGAGCTATCATGCGGCCAACAGCAAAGGACCTTGCGGAAGCCGCCGGCGTAAGCCTTGCCACAGTCGACCGGGTTTTGAACAATCGCCCCAATGTGAGCAAAAAAGCCGCCCGCAGCGTTCAAGAAGCCATTGAACGCATTGGCTTTATCCGAAACCCTGCCGCCGTCAGCCTCGCACGCAACAAGAGCTACAAGTTTCGGTTCATCCTGCCGAAGTCAGGAGATCTTTATCTTGGCGAGCTGTTGCGCCGGGTGGAGAATCTGAGAGCGGCGCTTAAAAGCGACCTGACCGATATAGACTGCGTTCAGATCCCCACCGAAGACGCCCACGGTGTTGCGAAATATCTGACCGGCATCAGCGAGGACACCGTCGACGGCATAGCCGTGATGGCGCCGGAATCGCCCCAGGTGCGCGATGCCTTGATGCGGCTTCTGGAAAGGGACATCAAGGTCGTCCAATTTCTGTCCGGTCAAGAAAAGCTTCCCGCCGCGGATTTCGTGGGCGTTGACAACTTCGCGGCAGGTGCAACGGCAGGACGATTGATCGGCACGTTTGTCCGTCAGACACGGGGGAAGGTGATGATCGTCGCAGAGACCATGCAATCACTGGACAGTATTCAGCGGCGTCACGGCTTCGATACCATAATCAATGAGCAGTTTGCGAACCTCACCTGCCTTCCATCGATCGAGACGCACGCTGACGAGAAGCGGGCAAGCCAGATTATCGGCCGCGTACTTGAGGGCAACAAAGATGTCGTTGCCGCCTACATACTGAGCTCAGAGGCGCGTATCCCCCTCTTGGCAGCCGCGGCGACAAGCGATCTGCGCAATCTTTCGGTCGTGGTCCACGAGCGCACCCCCTTTACCGAAGAAGGATTGCGCGACGGCAGCATCAATGCGGTCATCGCGCTGGATCCGGGTCACGCTGTGCGCAGCGCGGTTCGCATCATGCGCGCTCGTGCCGACGCACGTGAGCTATTGGCCGAACAGGAGCGATTGCGCATTGAGATCCTCCTGAAAGAAAATCTCTAAACGTCCCTCTCCTTTAGAACGCCCGCGCCCCGAGTCCTTGATGTGCGCAGCTCATTTGGCATCGCATAAAAAACCGTTGGAGACATGCCATTCTACGATGCCTAGAAGAATGAGGCGGACATTTCCGGTGGGCCTTCGAGCGCATGCGCCATGAAGTCGAGCGCGCCTTTCAGTCGGTCGCGGCCGATCGGCCCGCCAAGGCAGATGCGCACAGCCTCACTGACCGCACCATCGACTGTAAAGGCGTCGCTTGCCACGACGCCGATACCGGAGGAACGCATGTGACTGCTGAAGGTCGACCGGGTCCAGCCGTTGGTTAGCGGCATCCAGATGTTGAAGCTGATCGGATCGGCCTTGTAGCTGCCCTTGGGCAGAATATCGGCCACCATCTGCTGGCGGGCGGCTGCCTCGGCGCGGATGAAGCGCAGGATCGAATCCGCCGTGCCATCCTCGATCCACCGAGTGGCGAGCGCAACGGTCATCGGCGAGGCCATGACATTGTTTGTACGCATGGCGCTGACGAAGGGCCAGATCGCCTTGGTGTCCGGAGCAACCACATAGGCAAGGCGAAGGCCGGCACCGATGCATTTTGCAAGACCACCAATATGCCATGTCAAGTCTGGCGCGATGGCGCCAAGCGGCGGCGGCCCGTGCAAGGGAATGAAGCCGTAGGCATCATCCTCAATGATGGGCACATGATATTTGCGGGCGACGGCGACGATCTCCCCGCGGCGCTTCTCGGGAATGGTCAGCGTCAAAGGGTTCTGCAGCGTCGGATTGAGATAGAGCGCTTTCGGCTGCAGTCGCTCGCAAGCCTCGGCAAAGGCATCGGGCAATATGCCCTCATCATCCATCTGCAAGCCTGAGAGATTGAGGCGCAGCTGGGCAGCGATCGAGCGCATACCCGGATAGGTAATGATTTCCGACAGGACTGTCTCGCCAGGCTTTGCCAGAAGACCGAAGATCGCCAGCAGCGCCGGATGCGCGCCTGGCGTTACGAAGATACGCTCTTGCGAAGGCACCAGGCCGCGACGGCTGAGCCAGGCGGCAGCGGTATCCTTATCCATGCCTGATCCGCCGAAGCCCTGGTATCGCAGCAGTGGAACCAGATTGCTTGCCACGGCTGACAGGCCTTCGCGCATACGGGCAATCAAATCCGCATCGTCAGGCTCTGGTGGAAGGTTCATCGACAAGTCCACCAACGAAGCACGACGTGGATCGGGCATGGCATCGGACACGAAACCACGCCTTTCGCGATCTTGCCCGCCTGTGACGAAAGTGCCCCTGCCGACGTGCGAATCCACCAGGCCGCGCTTCTGCGCCTCGACATAACCGCGAGCCACCGTGGTGAAATCGATGTTCAGCCGCTTGGCCATCTCTCTTTGCGGCGGCAAACGGTCTCCCACCGCCAGCACGCCACTTCTCAGATCCATTTCGATCAGGTCGGCAATAGCCATGTAGCGAGGGCTGGAGGAGCGACTAAGGTCAGGATGCCAGTCTTTCATGTCGTGATCCGCAATGTGTGAGGCGCGTGGGCGAGTCACCATTGACCATATATTGTTGCAAAATTCCCTGTCACGGGAAAACGCCTGCGCATAAGTGCGATGCTTCACGAACAGCTGTTGGCGGTCATCATTACAATGGCAAATTGCCTCCAAAATTGATCTCTTAATTGAATGTCTCTTTGAAGAAATTGGATGCAAATTATGCAGCATCAATTTGGCGCAGCGCTTGTTATTTCATGGCACACCCCCACACGAGCTCTTCTTGGGGGCGCCATAATCCGATGCGCTCTTGCCTGATTGGCCATCGCCGAAGCCACGCTCGCCAGGACGGACTAGCCGGTGATAGGGGTCAATCGAACGGGTTATCGAGATATACCCGATCCACAAGCTTCAGGCTGCGGTCGGGTTGCAGGATGTAGGTCTCGCGCACTCGTTCGCCCCACTGATCTGTGAATGTGTGAGGGACAATGCTACCGATCGGTGATTTTAGTAACCGTTGGCTCGGCTGCCCGCCGTAGGTGATGCTTCCGGGAATAGGCTTCAGCCCCTCTTGGCTGGTTTGGCAGGCCGCAAGCATTCCCGCCAGAATTCCCGCTGCGACCATTCTTTTCATCGCCTGCTCCAATCTTGCTTCGATATACCAAACCGAATGTCGGCATGGAGGTTCCACCAAGTGGATCATAGATCAGCGAAGAGCATCAAGCCCGAATGTTCGCCCTGCCACCGGAGGTTCCTCCAATGACAGGGCAGACCGCCGACGGGTGATAATAGTGTCGGCGACCGGGGGCGGTCATCCACTATCCGAATAGACCTACGTTGAACACGGACCTTAGTCTGATGACGAGCGACACTCTTGCCAAGATGAGCCGGAATTCGGTGGGTATCGGACCATCGCAACGGCCGGATGCCGATCACGGGCCCCGCGTCCGATCGACTTCGACCGTTTCGGGAGGCCAAAAACCGTGACCATTGCGCTTCCAGCTGAGCAGACAAGGTCGCACGGGCGATTATTTGCGCTGCGGCTTAAAATTGACGAGCAATGATTTAAGCTCGATTTCACGCACGCGGCGCGCCGCCTCGTCGGGGCTGACCCAATCAATCCGGCGCTGTCCTCGTTCCTTGAACTCCGCCCCGACCTCCTTCACCTCGATTTGGAACATGTCGACGACGCAGGGCGCGACTTTTCCGTCAGGGAGTTCTTTAAGATAGGTGTACCGGCCAAACGGCACCTTCCTCACCTTGCCACGAACGCCCGCCTCCTCCCAGGCTTCGATCGCAGCCGCCTCATGAGGCTCCTTGCCTTTCATTGGCCAACCTTTTGGTACAATCCAACGGCCGCTCTCGCGTGACGTAATCACCAATATCTCGATTTCGCCTTCATCACCCTTGTAGCGGAAACAAAGTGCACCATACTGGTTGCGGAAAGCACTTGAAAACAGCTTCTCCGGCGTTCGCGCAAGCTGCTGCAGTAAGTGTTTCGGTTTGGATGATGCAGGCTTTCCGCCTTGCTTTTTCGACTTCATGCCGTCCAGCTTGTCAGATTTTCACCCGTGCCTCAATTACGTTAGCGACGTTTTTGAACCTGAAGATACTTCTGTCGCCTACCTGATATGACGGGCAGGCGGTGCAAGTCGTTCGACCTGGCACGCTTAAACATTGCGCGATCCATCAACCAAGATCCCAAAACGCCCGGCAATCGCCATCGCAGAAACCGGCGCAGCAGCGGCATCGTGGATGCAATTTAATAATAATTGCGTTTTGCAAGTAAATAGTTGACATTACGCTCTGAGTCCTGTGCACCTTATGCTGAACTCGCCGCTTGCCTGGATTACCGTCTGGCCACAAAGGATGTGAGA contains:
- a CDS encoding carbohydrate ABC transporter permease; translated protein: MLHSPIDRIAGATPPAIAARVKGLSDRAIAWLFVAPSIVLLLAINIFPLIWTIRLSFTNFRVNRPNEPIRFVGLRNYINILTDGDVWRSMQATAHFLIWTIILQVLIGFFLAYLINKKFRGNDLWTTIIVLPMMLSPAVVGNFWTFLYQPQIGLFNYVIAFLTGNDPSSFSMIASTTLAPWAIVIVDTWMWTPFVMLICLAGLRSIPSSIYEAAECDRASKWRQFWTITIPMVLPFLMLAVLFRGIENFKMFDLVVQLTGGGPGSITELTSINLKRAAFEQWRTGYASAYAVILFVTVFGLASIYVKALNRVKQR
- a CDS encoding ABC transporter substrate-binding protein → MRSLLLSPAVAAGIYLAVSAATASHAQAADLTLCWAAWDPANALVELSKDFEKKSGNKMHYEFVPWPNFADRMLNELNSSGKLCDLMIGDSQWIGGAAENGQYVKLNDFFDKEGIKMDDFIPATVVGYAEWPKNTPNYWALPAFADVVGWTYRADWFSRPELQAEFKKKYGRDLAVPKTWDELTDIAAFFQGREIDGKKVYGAAIYTERGSEGITMGAMNALYSYGFQYQNPNKPYDLEGFVNSAEAVAGLEKYKKLYECCTPPGHSDAYMTEDVDAYKSGQVALQMNFTFTWPGINADANVGGKKTGYFPNPAGPKGAQFAQLGGQGISVVANSDKKTEALDYIKWFAQPEIQRKWWAFGGYSALKAVVDDPGFASSQPYAKPFLNSMAIVEDFWAEPSYASLLQASQKRFHDYVVANQGTAKDALDGLVKDWKGVFQDDGKY
- a CDS encoding NUDIX hydrolase, which produces MKSKKQGGKPASSKPKHLLQQLARTPEKLFSSAFRNQYGALCFRYKGDEGEIEILVITSRESGRWIVPKGWPMKGKEPHEAAAIEAWEEAGVRGKVRKVPFGRYTYLKELPDGKVAPCVVDMFQIEVKEVGAEFKERGQRRIDWVSPDEAARRVREIELKSLLVNFKPQRK
- a CDS encoding PLP-dependent aminotransferase family protein codes for the protein MKDWHPDLSRSSSPRYMAIADLIEMDLRSGVLAVGDRLPPQREMAKRLNIDFTTVARGYVEAQKRGLVDSHVGRGTFVTGGQDRERRGFVSDAMPDPRRASLVDLSMNLPPEPDDADLIARMREGLSAVASNLVPLLRYQGFGGSGMDKDTAAAWLSRRGLVPSQERIFVTPGAHPALLAIFGLLAKPGETVLSEIITYPGMRSIAAQLRLNLSGLQMDDEGILPDAFAEACERLQPKALYLNPTLQNPLTLTIPEKRRGEIVAVARKYHVPIIEDDAYGFIPLHGPPPLGAIAPDLTWHIGGLAKCIGAGLRLAYVVAPDTKAIWPFVSAMRTNNVMASPMTVALATRWIEDGTADSILRFIRAEAAARQQMVADILPKGSYKADPISFNIWMPLTNGWTRSTFSSHMRSSGIGVVASDAFTVDGAVSEAVRICLGGPIGRDRLKGALDFMAHALEGPPEMSASFF
- a CDS encoding LacI family DNA-binding transcriptional regulator, with product MRPTAKDLAEAAGVSLATVDRVLNNRPNVSKKAARSVQEAIERIGFIRNPAAVSLARNKSYKFRFILPKSGDLYLGELLRRVENLRAALKSDLTDIDCVQIPTEDAHGVAKYLTGISEDTVDGIAVMAPESPQVRDALMRLLERDIKVVQFLSGQEKLPAADFVGVDNFAAGATAGRLIGTFVRQTRGKVMIVAETMQSLDSIQRRHGFDTIINEQFANLTCLPSIETHADEKRASQIIGRVLEGNKDVVAAYILSSEARIPLLAAAATSDLRNLSVVVHERTPFTEEGLRDGSINAVIALDPGHAVRSAVRIMRARADARELLAEQERLRIEILLKENL
- a CDS encoding carbohydrate ABC transporter permease yields the protein MSSYSVTEPSARQKWFAGILVVLYSVITLLPLLWIIATGFKSPADAISYPPKLVFQPTMEGYVNLFTTRTRVPEDQLKALGEPTTWYDKLVRKDGLIITGASRFAERFYNSVIIGFGSTVLCIVLGTTAAYAFSRFKVPLKDDLLFFILSTRMMPPIAVAIPIFLMFRSLGLSDTHAGMILLYTAVNLSLSVWLLKGFIDEIPIEYEEAALIDGYTRFQAFYKVVLPQAVTGIASTAIFCLIFAWNEYAFAVLLTSGNAQTAPPFIPTIIGVSGQDWPAVAAGATIFLVPVMVFTILLRKHLLRGITFGAVRK